From Taeniopygia guttata chromosome 29, bTaeGut7.mat, whole genome shotgun sequence, a single genomic window includes:
- the NABP2 gene encoding SOSS complex subunit B1 isoform X2 produces MSAETLVKDVKPGLKNLNLIFIVLETGRVTKTKDGHEVRTCKVADKSGSINISVWDDVGNLIQPGDIIRLTKGYASVFKGCLTLYTGRGGDLQKIGEFCMVYSEVPNFSEPNPEYVAQQAQGKGAPPESSAPAAPQPPPGPPAASPAPESQNGNGLSPGVPPVHPPSGRITRSQPGPVSNGKETRRSGKR; encoded by the exons ATGAGCGCCGAGACGTTGGTCAAGGACGTCAAACCCGGCCTCAAGAACCTCAACCTCATCTTCATCGTGCTGGAGACCG GCCGGGTGACCAAGACCAAGGACGGCCACGAGGTTCGGACGTGCAAAGTGGCCGACAAGAGCGGCAGCATCAACATCTCCGTGTGGGACGATGTGGGCAACCTCATCCAGCCTGGGGACATCATCCGCCTCACCAAGGG ctACGCCTCCGTCTTCAAGGGCTGCCTGACGCTCTACACCGGCCGTGGTGGTGACCTGCAGAAAATCGGCGA GTTCTGCATGGTTTACTCCGAGGTGCCCAACTTCAGCGAGCCCAACCCCGAGTACGTGGCACAGCAGGCGCAGGGCAAAGGG GCCCCTCCCGAGAGTTCGGCCCCGGCAGCTCCGCagccccccccgggcccccccgccGCCTCCCCAG CCCCCGAGAGCCAGAACGGGAACGGGCtgagcccgggggtcccccccGTGCACCCCCCGAGCGGCCGCATCACCCGCAGCCAGCCCGGCCCGGTCAGCAACGGCAAAGAGACGCGGCGGAGCGGCAAGAGATAA
- the NABP2 gene encoding SOSS complex subunit B1 isoform X1, protein MSAETLVKDVKPGLKNLNLIFIVLETGRVTKTKDGHEVRTCKVADKSGSINISVWDDVGNLIQPGDIIRLTKGYASVFKGCLTLYTGRGGDLQKIGSAWFTPRCPTSASPTPSTWHSRRRAKGPREPERERAEPGGPPRAPPERPHHPQPARPGQQRQRDAAERQEITGTPPVPPRNPPGPPRYRHQPGGSRFPDPAAGRGCPVPSPPHRGCGPPTAEPPRYLPVPPGASRCPPGTAINRERSRFPEPAAGRGCPVSSAPHRGWPGVPLRCSGIAGGVPPVPPAPGVGGEGLIKT, encoded by the exons ATGAGCGCCGAGACGTTGGTCAAGGACGTCAAACCCGGCCTCAAGAACCTCAACCTCATCTTCATCGTGCTGGAGACCG GCCGGGTGACCAAGACCAAGGACGGCCACGAGGTTCGGACGTGCAAAGTGGCCGACAAGAGCGGCAGCATCAACATCTCCGTGTGGGACGATGTGGGCAACCTCATCCAGCCTGGGGACATCATCCGCCTCACCAAGGG ctACGCCTCCGTCTTCAAGGGCTGCCTGACGCTCTACACCGGCCGTGGTGGTGACCTGCAGAAAATCG GTTCTGCATGGTTTACTCCGAGGTGCCCAACTTCAGCGAGCCCAACCCCGAGTACGTGGCACAGCAGGCGCAGGGCAAAGGG CCCCCGAGAGCCAGAACGGGAACGGGCtgagcccgggggtcccccccGTGCACCCCCCGAGCGGCCGCATCACCCGCAGCCAGCCCGGCCCGGTCAGCAACGGCAAAGAGACGCGGCGGAGCGGCAAGAGATAACGGGGACCCCCCCGGTACCCCCCCGGAaccccccggggccgccccggtACCGCCATCaaccgggggggtcccggttcCCCGATCCCGCAGCGGGAAGGGGGTGCCCGGtgccctccccaccccaccGGGGCTGCGGCCCCCCGACTGCGGAACCCCCCCGGTAcctcccggtgcctcccggtgcctcccggtgtccccccggtaCCGCCATCAACCGGGAGCGGTCCCGGTTCCCCGAGCCCGCAGCGGGAAGGGGGTGCCCGGTGTCCTCCGCACCCCACCGGGGCTGGCCCGGAGTCCCCCTCCGGTGCTCAGGGATCGCGGGGGGGGTCCCGCCGGTGCCCCCCGCCCCCGGTGTCGGTGGGGAGGGGTTAATAAAGACCTGA
- the NABP2 gene encoding SOSS complex subunit B1 isoform X3, producing MSAETLVKDVKPGLKNLNLIFIVLETGRVTKTKDGHEVRTCKVADKSGSINISVWDDVGNLIQPGDIIRLTKGFCMVYSEVPNFSEPNPEYVAQQAQGKGAPPESSAPAAPQPPPGPPAASPAPESQNGNGLSPGVPPVHPPSGRITRSQPGPVSNGKETRRSGKR from the exons ATGAGCGCCGAGACGTTGGTCAAGGACGTCAAACCCGGCCTCAAGAACCTCAACCTCATCTTCATCGTGCTGGAGACCG GCCGGGTGACCAAGACCAAGGACGGCCACGAGGTTCGGACGTGCAAAGTGGCCGACAAGAGCGGCAGCATCAACATCTCCGTGTGGGACGATGTGGGCAACCTCATCCAGCCTGGGGACATCATCCGCCTCACCAAGGG GTTCTGCATGGTTTACTCCGAGGTGCCCAACTTCAGCGAGCCCAACCCCGAGTACGTGGCACAGCAGGCGCAGGGCAAAGGG GCCCCTCCCGAGAGTTCGGCCCCGGCAGCTCCGCagccccccccgggcccccccgccGCCTCCCCAG CCCCCGAGAGCCAGAACGGGAACGGGCtgagcccgggggtcccccccGTGCACCCCCCGAGCGGCCGCATCACCCGCAGCCAGCCCGGCCCGGTCAGCAACGGCAAAGAGACGCGGCGGAGCGGCAAGAGATAA
- the NABP2 gene encoding SOSS complex subunit B1 isoform X4, translated as MSAETLVKDVKPGLKNLNLIFIVLETGRVTKTKDGHEVRTCKVADKSGSINISVWDDVGNLIQPGDIIRLTKGYASVFKGCLTLYTGRGGDLQKIGSAWFTPRCPTSASPTPSTWHSRRRAKGPLPRVRPRQLRSPPRAPPPPPQPPRARTGTG; from the exons ATGAGCGCCGAGACGTTGGTCAAGGACGTCAAACCCGGCCTCAAGAACCTCAACCTCATCTTCATCGTGCTGGAGACCG GCCGGGTGACCAAGACCAAGGACGGCCACGAGGTTCGGACGTGCAAAGTGGCCGACAAGAGCGGCAGCATCAACATCTCCGTGTGGGACGATGTGGGCAACCTCATCCAGCCTGGGGACATCATCCGCCTCACCAAGGG ctACGCCTCCGTCTTCAAGGGCTGCCTGACGCTCTACACCGGCCGTGGTGGTGACCTGCAGAAAATCG GTTCTGCATGGTTTACTCCGAGGTGCCCAACTTCAGCGAGCCCAACCCCGAGTACGTGGCACAGCAGGCGCAGGGCAAAGGG GCCCCTCCCGAGAGTTCGGCCCCGGCAGCTCCGCagccccccccgggcccccccgccGCCTCCCCAG CCCCCGAGAGCCAGAACGGGAACGGGCtga